Proteins found in one Methanospirillum hungatei JF-1 genomic segment:
- a CDS encoding sugar phosphate nucleotidyltransferase has protein sequence MKGIILAGGTGTRLYPLTKVTNKHLLPVGKEPMILNPVRQLLSAGIKDILVITSKDHMGAVVQLLGSGAEYGCHFTFKVQDTAGGIADALLLAKGFVHDEKMVVILGDNILTSSISPYAVAFSEQKEGAMVLLKAVGDPERYGIAALDEHKKMLLCIEEKPCQPKSCYAVIGVYLYNPDVFDVIRGVSPSHRGELEISSVNDWYVKQGLMKYEYYSGDWTDAGTFESLVYANELMLSRDNIIENSS, from the coding sequence ATGAAAGGGATAATCCTTGCCGGAGGGACGGGAACCCGGCTTTATCCTCTTACGAAAGTTACCAATAAGCATCTGCTGCCGGTGGGCAAGGAGCCAATGATATTAAATCCAGTCAGACAACTCCTCTCAGCAGGCATCAAAGATATTCTTGTAATTACCAGTAAGGATCACATGGGAGCGGTTGTCCAACTCCTCGGAAGTGGTGCCGAGTATGGATGCCACTTCACTTTTAAAGTCCAGGATACTGCCGGCGGGATTGCTGATGCACTCCTTCTTGCCAAAGGGTTTGTGCATGATGAAAAGATGGTTGTTATCCTTGGGGATAATATCCTGACCTCAAGTATCAGTCCGTATGCTGTTGCGTTCTCTGAACAAAAAGAAGGTGCTATGGTTCTTTTAAAGGCAGTTGGTGATCCGGAGCGGTATGGGATTGCTGCACTTGATGAGCACAAGAAGATGCTCCTGTGTATCGAGGAGAAACCATGTCAGCCAAAAAGTTGTTATGCGGTGATTGGGGTATACCTCTATAATCCTGATGTGTTTGATGTCATCCGGGGCGTTAGTCCATCTCATCGTGGTGAGCTTGAGATCAGTTCGGTGAATGACTGGTACGTAAAGCAGGGTCTGATGAAGTATGAGTACTATTCCGGGGACTGGACTGATGCCGGAACGTTTGAGTCACTGGTGTATGCAAATGAGCTTATGCTTTCAAGAGATAATATCATAGAGAATTCTTCATGA
- the rffA gene encoding dTDP-4-amino-4,6-dideoxygalactose transaminase, translated as MKIPFTRPYRTGNEQKYINDILTNIQNGAPISGDGPYGKKCEQLMEEKFGARKVLLTTSCTSALEMATRLINIQPGDEVIMPSFTFVSTANPVVMAGGRPVFVDIDPVTLNIDPAKIEEAITPRTKAIYPVHYAGVSCPMDEIMAIAKKYNVWVVEDAAQGVGAKYKGKYLGTIGDFGCYSFHETKNITCGEGGALVINRDDPDLIERAEIIREKGTDRSKFHRGQVDKYTWVDVGSSYVQSEILAAFLFAQLEAMDEINQKRMEIWYKYYTQLKPFEESGVIRLPVIPDYAEHNAHIFYVLFQEQSVRDTVMKQLQEAGIHAVFHYIPLHSSPMGQTFGCQDGDLPVTEETSGRLLRLPLFTGMSNDEENFILSRLKQVVEELRRNN; from the coding sequence ATGAAAATTCCATTTACCCGCCCTTATCGAACCGGAAATGAACAAAAATACATCAATGATATCTTAACGAATATTCAGAACGGAGCACCAATAAGTGGTGATGGACCTTACGGAAAAAAGTGCGAACAGTTAATGGAGGAGAAGTTCGGGGCACGGAAGGTTCTTCTCACCACCTCATGCACGAGTGCTCTTGAGATGGCTACCCGTCTCATCAATATACAGCCCGGAGATGAGGTGATTATGCCCTCCTTCACCTTTGTCTCTACCGCAAACCCGGTGGTAATGGCTGGAGGAAGACCTGTTTTTGTGGATATCGACCCGGTTACACTCAATATCGATCCGGCAAAGATAGAAGAGGCAATTACTCCAAGGACGAAGGCTATTTATCCGGTTCATTATGCCGGAGTGTCCTGTCCGATGGATGAGATAATGGCCATTGCAAAAAAGTACAATGTATGGGTTGTTGAGGATGCAGCACAGGGGGTTGGTGCGAAATACAAGGGTAAGTATCTCGGAACCATCGGAGACTTTGGTTGTTACAGTTTCCATGAAACCAAAAATATAACCTGTGGTGAAGGTGGAGCCCTCGTTATTAACCGGGATGACCCTGACCTAATCGAGCGGGCGGAGATAATCCGGGAGAAAGGAACTGACCGGAGTAAGTTTCACCGTGGTCAGGTTGATAAGTATACCTGGGTGGATGTTGGGTCCAGTTATGTGCAGAGTGAAATTCTGGCTGCGTTTTTATTTGCTCAACTAGAGGCAATGGATGAAATTAATCAGAAAAGGATGGAGATTTGGTATAAATATTATACCCAGTTAAAACCGTTTGAGGAGTCGGGAGTGATCAGGTTACCGGTAATTCCCGATTACGCCGAACATAATGCCCATATTTTTTATGTTTTGTTCCAGGAACAGAGTGTGAGAGATACGGTGATGAAACAATTACAGGAAGCGGGGATTCATGCAGTATTTCATTATATCCCATTACATTCCTCACCGATGGGACAGACATTTGGTTGCCAGGATGGTGATTTACCGGTAACAGAAGAGACTAGTGGTCGATTGCTAAGATTGCCATTATTTACAGGAATGAGTAATGATGAGGAAAATTTCATATTATCTCGTCTGAAACAGGTGGTTGAGGAATTAAGACGTAATAATTAA
- a CDS encoding SDR family NAD(P)-dependent oxidoreductase — MLNGKVMLITGASRGIGRATALLAGENHAKVIVNYHVNSEAADELVNLIKQDGGEVISIQADISDGEDVKRMFRIIKEIYGHLDILVNNAGIMKNNLLLMTPSEEFDEIIATNCKGSFLCMQYAAKMMMKKKSGKIINLSSIVGVNGSDGQIVYSASKAFVIGMTKSAAKELGKFGITPHSPDLFSTIEFFVLRPKQSQYLQ; from the coding sequence ATGCTCAATGGCAAAGTGATGTTAATAACCGGGGCCAGCAGAGGAATCGGACGAGCAACCGCTCTACTTGCTGGAGAAAATCATGCAAAGGTCATAGTGAATTATCATGTTAACAGCGAAGCAGCAGACGAGTTAGTTAATCTGATAAAACAGGATGGCGGCGAGGTAATAAGTATTCAGGCGGATATTTCAGACGGCGAAGATGTCAAGCGTATGTTCAGGATAATCAAAGAGATTTACGGCCATCTGGATATTCTTGTAAACAATGCCGGAATAATGAAGAATAATCTTCTTCTCATGACTCCATCAGAAGAATTTGATGAAATAATTGCAACAAATTGCAAGGGTTCTTTTTTGTGTATGCAATATGCAGCAAAGATGATGATGAAGAAGAAATCCGGGAAAATTATTAATCTTTCTTCAATTGTTGGAGTCAATGGAAGTGATGGTCAGATTGTCTATTCTGCCAGTAAAGCTTTTGTTATTGGGATGACAAAATCCGCAGCAAAAGAATTAGGAAAATTTGGAATAACCCCACATTCGCCAGATCTTTTTTCAACTATAGAATTTTTCGTACTCCGGCCCAAGCAATCGCAATATCTTCAATAG
- a CDS encoding class I SAM-dependent methyltransferase, which yields MIQCPECKSLFKTGKPPLCCPSCNYQIEERDGVFCLPVSGSDEYFFPTEGFSLLYKHEAKHFWFRSRNEIIGAFLKRYLPGNADHTGDGVSEVDFLPQVCEVGCGTGLVSQYLTRMGYRMTCADMFLEGLSFARKRNSGEKFFRCNLYDLPFYDEFDAVIACDVLEHLDDDELALHRLYQAIKPGGICLITVPAGESLWSAIDQYAGHKRRYHAKGLMKKVSLAGFTPIRLSYFMTIPYPILLIKRMLLDIFLLHSNREGEEDYGVDELMIPGVLNELLYHALWLERKLIHFFDLPVGSSLICIAQKPVMK from the coding sequence ATGATCCAGTGTCCTGAATGTAAATCCCTCTTTAAGACGGGTAAACCTCCGCTTTGCTGTCCCTCATGCAATTATCAAATTGAAGAGAGGGATGGAGTTTTTTGTCTCCCTGTCTCTGGTTCTGATGAGTATTTCTTCCCGACAGAAGGATTTTCTCTCCTCTATAAACATGAAGCAAAGCACTTCTGGTTCAGATCAAGAAACGAAATTATTGGAGCATTTTTAAAGCGATACCTCCCGGGCAATGCTGACCATACAGGTGATGGTGTATCAGAGGTGGATTTCCTTCCGCAGGTGTGTGAAGTTGGGTGTGGGACAGGTCTAGTTTCCCAGTATCTTACAAGAATGGGGTACCGGATGACTTGTGCAGACATGTTTTTGGAGGGCCTTTCCTTTGCAAGAAAACGAAATTCCGGAGAAAAATTCTTCCGCTGCAATCTCTATGATCTTCCGTTTTATGATGAGTTTGATGCAGTTATTGCTTGTGATGTCCTTGAACACCTTGATGATGATGAGTTAGCACTTCACCGACTGTATCAGGCCATAAAACCAGGTGGCATCTGTCTGATCACTGTCCCCGCTGGTGAGTCACTCTGGTCCGCTATTGATCAATATGCAGGTCATAAGCGAAGATACCATGCCAAAGGATTAATGAAGAAGGTATCATTGGCAGGTTTTACTCCGATTCGGCTCTCGTATTTTATGACAATCCCTTATCCCATCCTTCTGATTAAAAGAATGCTTTTAGATATCTTTCTATTACATAGCAATAGAGAGGGAGAAGAAGATTATGGGGTGGATGAACTGATGATCCCGGGGGTTCTTAATGAACTGCTTTATCACGCTTTATGGCTTGAACGGAAATTGATCCACTTTTTTGATCTCCCCGTTGGCAGTAGTCTTATCTGCATTGCACAAAAACCTGTAATGAAATGA
- a CDS encoding type II toxin-antitoxin system HicA family toxin, with protein MKQGKLPILSGIEVVKVLGKIGYVVNDQKGSHIHLRHLSRRPVTVPNHPVIARGTLRMIMNQVEIILEDFWKLFNLKDISNFGHKMDTLSIMENSRPDRSLQQQDRGWAGLKKVFRLFPEQIITQDVIV; from the coding sequence ATGAAACAGGGAAAATTACCCATTCTTTCCGGAATTGAAGTAGTAAAAGTTCTTGGAAAAATCGGTTACGTGGTAAATGACCAAAAAGGAAGCCATATTCACCTCCGTCACCTCTCCCGGAGACCAGTAACTGTTCCAAATCATCCTGTAATTGCAAGAGGAACGCTTCGAATGATAATGAATCAAGTAGAGATTATTCTTGAAGACTTTTGGAAATTATTTAATTTAAAGGATATATCGAATTTTGGTCATAAAATGGACACATTATCCATAATGGAAAATTCCAGACCCGATAGATCCCTACAGCAACAAGATCGTGGCTGGGCGGGATTGAAAAAGGTTTTCAGACTATTCCCAGAACAGATAATTACTCAAGATGTAATAGTATAA
- a CDS encoding acyl-protein synthetase: protein MPNDLTTLSKEAVTREEIVALAPYSLSDRDKNEFLLSIIKEQLKVARCNNTHIDNYFNKCGIDINAIQRLEEIPYIPVQMFKEFDLKICPEQEIVKILNSSGTTGGIPSKIPLDKATTLNQIKALKSILADYLGNKRRIFLVIDHEGINKPEMAFSARTAGVRGLSIYAKKIFYLLKEENGKLSLNLPIIEDIVNNYSYEDVYAFGFTYIIWTIFFEKIRQGNIRFLFNDFRLFHGGGWKKMHDLAVSKEVFSDRIAEIFCTQSKNILDFYGMAEQTGIIFVDCECGNKHIPAFSQVIIRDPYTLDTCEIGKNGLIEVMSILADSYYDQAVLTEDIGVMIGVDDCPCGRKGRYFRFVSRVEKSEPRGCGDTFRESDR, encoded by the coding sequence TTGCCAAATGATCTTACAACCCTATCTAAAGAGGCAGTAACTCGTGAGGAAATTGTAGCCCTAGCTCCATACTCGCTCTCTGACCGGGATAAGAATGAATTTCTTTTATCGATTATTAAAGAACAACTGAAGGTTGCCAGGTGTAACAATACACACATTGATAATTATTTCAATAAATGTGGCATCGATATCAATGCAATACAAAGACTGGAAGAGATACCTTATATCCCTGTTCAGATGTTTAAAGAATTTGATCTCAAAATCTGCCCTGAACAGGAGATCGTTAAGATTCTAAACTCCAGTGGGACAACAGGTGGAATCCCCAGTAAAATTCCTCTGGACAAAGCCACAACTCTTAACCAGATAAAGGCGTTAAAATCAATTCTTGCAGATTATCTGGGTAATAAACGAAGGATATTTCTTGTTATCGATCATGAAGGAATTAACAAACCAGAGATGGCCTTTTCTGCACGAACCGCCGGCGTTCGGGGATTAAGCATTTATGCAAAAAAAATCTTCTATCTCCTGAAAGAAGAAAACGGGAAACTTTCCCTGAATCTTCCTATTATTGAAGATATCGTGAATAACTATTCATATGAAGACGTGTATGCTTTTGGATTTACTTATATTATTTGGACGATCTTTTTTGAAAAAATAAGACAGGGAAATATCAGGTTTTTATTTAATGATTTCAGGTTGTTCCATGGGGGAGGATGGAAAAAGATGCATGATCTTGCTGTTTCTAAAGAGGTTTTTTCAGATAGAATTGCTGAAATCTTTTGTACCCAATCAAAGAACATCCTCGATTTTTACGGGATGGCCGAGCAGACAGGTATCATCTTTGTTGATTGTGAATGTGGCAACAAGCATATACCCGCTTTTTCACAAGTCATTATCCGTGATCCTTACACCCTTGATACCTGTGAAATTGGGAAGAATGGTCTCATAGAGGTGATGAGTATCCTCGCAGATAGCTATTATGATCAGGCTGTTTTGACCGAAGATATTGGGGTCATGATAGGTGTAGATGACTGTCCCTGTGGGCGCAAAGGTCGATATTTCCGGTTTGTGTCACGGGTTGAAAAATCAGAACCTCGGGGATGTGGCGATACATTTCGGGAGTCTGACAGATGA
- a CDS encoding class I adenylate-forming enzyme family protein: MKGYYGDPEGTQSVIKSGRLHTGDLATVDDEGYIYVIGRTKNIIKSGGYRISPNKIEEFICSIDGVNGCVVLGLPDEIMGEAVIAVVQPGKIPESSLREQILTRCTQHLPSYKIPKQIFFIQEFPLNASNKVDKKTLAAILERRKEVREVAK, translated from the coding sequence ATGAAGGGTTACTATGGAGATCCTGAAGGTACTCAAAGTGTCATTAAAAGTGGCCGTCTCCATACAGGGGATCTTGCAACTGTTGATGATGAAGGGTATATCTATGTTATCGGAAGAACAAAAAACATCATCAAATCCGGTGGATATCGTATCTCCCCCAATAAAATTGAAGAATTCATCTGTTCTATTGATGGAGTCAATGGTTGTGTAGTACTGGGGCTGCCCGATGAAATTATGGGAGAGGCCGTAATCGCTGTTGTCCAACCAGGTAAAATCCCTGAATCATCCTTGAGGGAGCAGATCCTCACACGATGTACGCAACATCTGCCATCTTATAAAATTCCAAAACAAATTTTCTTTATTCAAGAATTTCCTCTCAATGCCTCGAATAAAGTAGATAAAAAGACACTCGCTGCAATACTTGAGCGAAGAAAGGAGGTAAGAGAAGTTGCCAAATGA
- a CDS encoding acyl-CoA reductase, which yields MITCHLMNGKFETQNTENFDEISHIIENKRKALAAIPLDAIIKILDVLGKGILKKPEINTHPGVSYISLWLRRENLDLICRVNYSNKGYLDGFLQTETNFLMMAQPRGIVCHWIAANMPTLGFFSIVQAILSKNGNIVKMPEVFVPLILSILRELVNISVNYNGVTYSGKTLLDTIAIVTFEGKSARLSEKFSLAGDCRVIFGGSKAVRAISLLPCKDHCETIIFGPKYSFAVFDKQYIESDSFKSSLPMMVKDIAVFNQMACSSPHVVFMEKNKYPIMTIASWIQDTFKDLPETLRNQEISTGHSSKIINTRTRYLLSDEKNCIAPSDLSWTILIDQEICLEEPIQGKCIFIKEINSINDVIPLVNHKIQAISVGILNQEKREVFARDITSQGVDRIVNPGTMHDFTQPWDGIMTLNRLVRWVILRNN from the coding sequence ATGATCACCTGCCATCTCATGAACGGAAAATTTGAAACGCAAAACACTGAAAATTTTGACGAAATTTCTCATATTATAGAAAACAAGAGAAAAGCACTTGCCGCAATACCACTTGACGCCATCATAAAAATTCTCGATGTTCTGGGAAAGGGGATTCTTAAAAAACCTGAAATCAACACTCATCCCGGGGTCAGTTATATCTCACTATGGCTTCGACGCGAAAACCTTGATCTAATCTGCCGGGTTAATTATTCTAATAAAGGATACTTGGATGGTTTTTTACAAACCGAGACGAATTTTTTGATGATGGCCCAACCTCGTGGGATCGTATGCCATTGGATTGCAGCAAATATGCCAACGCTGGGATTTTTTTCCATTGTTCAGGCCATTCTTTCAAAAAATGGCAACATTGTTAAAATGCCGGAAGTGTTTGTCCCCCTAATCCTTTCTATCCTCCGGGAACTCGTAAATATTTCAGTAAATTATAATGGTGTGACCTACTCTGGAAAGACTCTCCTTGATACGATAGCAATAGTGACCTTTGAAGGTAAATCTGCCCGCTTGAGTGAGAAATTTTCTCTTGCAGGAGATTGCCGGGTTATTTTTGGGGGGAGTAAAGCAGTTCGTGCAATATCTCTTTTACCCTGTAAGGATCATTGTGAAACTATTATTTTTGGACCGAAATATTCATTTGCTGTATTTGACAAGCAGTATATTGAATCTGACTCTTTTAAGAGTTCTCTCCCAATGATGGTAAAAGATATTGCAGTTTTCAATCAGATGGCCTGTTCTTCCCCCCATGTAGTGTTTATGGAAAAAAATAAGTACCCGATAATGACGATTGCCTCGTGGATTCAGGATACCTTTAAAGATTTGCCTGAAACACTCCGCAATCAAGAGATCTCGACCGGTCACTCTTCGAAGATCATAAACACTCGGACTCGTTACTTACTTTCTGATGAAAAGAACTGTATTGCTCCAAGTGATCTGAGTTGGACCATCCTCATTGATCAGGAGATCTGCCTTGAAGAACCAATACAAGGAAAATGCATATTCATCAAGGAGATAAATTCTATTAATGATGTAATCCCCCTGGTGAATCATAAGATTCAGGCAATATCAGTTGGAATTTTGAATCAGGAAAAACGAGAAGTTTTTGCCCGGGATATTACATCTCAAGGTGTGGATCGGATCGTAAATCCTGGCACGATGCATGACTTCACTCAGCCGTGGGATGGGATAATGACTCTGAACCGTTTGGTGCGGTGGGTTATTTTAAGAAACAATTGA
- a CDS encoding IS1182-like element ISMhu1 family transposase, with the protein MYNTIGRDFEQLYLLPEDIRDWVPSDDFCHILIDLISILDLSPLYKEYREDGQGAAFYHPEIMTGLIIYSYFNGVRSSRQIENKCRYDVGFRIVTRNSLPDHSTISRFIKKNSSFIGQLFIPVLTLLNEAGLINNVLLALDGTKLKANASLGSNMPYEKIEGEIQKYLKEVQEKDDVEDRLYGPDKSGNEVPDDFKTHSKRIKRFIQAKERLEAEHKEKSQKKEEKIAQREEEERESGKRKRGRKPKKPAKNPDEQSLANTTDPDSSIMKSGPGCIQGYNGQIIVNQDGYILVPFLSNSPVDYRLLQPCYERLEEIAQLTGLSLEYLNLLTDAGYWSYENYLYMKQQDIGFLCSTCHEPDIFSIRGLERSLLELERISDQLFDGICSIPTLASIGDWCTRNLIQDDNIPTPASIAKGIMEVTMTPYGAKKTYSQRKTIVEPAFGWIKENRNLRKLQRRGISHCQDEWSLICLTQNLRKVCSRGELKKFRELILQKKRHIICNKGVGIRIPYSILSDALSSLGRMIGDNFLKMLIRKSTYQKFSKF; encoded by the coding sequence ATGTATAATACGATAGGTCGGGATTTTGAACAACTTTACCTTCTCCCTGAGGATATTAGAGACTGGGTTCCGAGTGATGATTTCTGCCATATATTAATTGATTTAATCTCAATTCTCGACCTATCCCCATTATATAAGGAATACCGGGAAGACGGCCAAGGTGCGGCATTTTATCATCCAGAAATAATGACTGGTTTGATCATTTACTCATATTTTAATGGAGTTCGTTCAAGCCGTCAAATAGAGAATAAATGCAGATACGATGTAGGATTTAGAATAGTAACCCGCAATTCTCTCCCAGACCATTCCACAATCTCGCGATTTATCAAGAAAAACAGTTCTTTTATTGGACAACTTTTCATTCCAGTATTGACTCTCCTTAATGAAGCAGGATTAATCAATAACGTCCTTCTCGCCTTGGATGGAACAAAACTAAAGGCGAATGCTTCACTTGGATCGAACATGCCATATGAAAAGATTGAGGGAGAAATTCAAAAATATCTAAAGGAAGTCCAAGAAAAAGATGATGTCGAGGATCGTCTTTATGGCCCGGATAAATCAGGTAACGAGGTTCCCGATGATTTTAAGACTCACTCAAAAAGGATAAAACGATTCATTCAAGCAAAAGAACGACTTGAGGCTGAACATAAGGAGAAATCCCAAAAAAAGGAAGAGAAGATTGCCCAAAGGGAGGAAGAGGAGAGAGAGTCTGGAAAAAGGAAACGAGGTAGAAAACCTAAAAAGCCTGCAAAAAACCCTGATGAGCAAAGTCTTGCAAACACTACAGATCCTGATAGTTCAATAATGAAAAGTGGGCCTGGTTGTATTCAAGGATATAATGGCCAGATAATTGTAAACCAGGATGGCTATATTCTGGTTCCGTTTTTAAGTAATTCACCCGTTGATTACAGATTACTTCAACCATGTTATGAAAGATTAGAGGAAATTGCTCAATTAACCGGCTTATCGCTTGAATATCTTAATTTACTTACTGATGCTGGTTATTGGAGCTATGAAAACTATCTGTATATGAAACAGCAGGATATTGGATTTCTCTGTTCTACATGCCATGAACCAGATATTTTCAGTATTAGAGGCCTCGAGAGAAGTTTACTTGAACTTGAACGAATTTCCGATCAACTTTTTGATGGCATTTGCAGTATTCCAACGTTAGCATCTATTGGTGATTGGTGTACGAGAAATCTCATTCAAGATGATAATATTCCAACACCCGCTTCTATTGCTAAAGGGATTATGGAAGTGACAATGACTCCGTATGGTGCCAAAAAGACATATTCACAACGAAAAACGATTGTTGAACCCGCATTTGGATGGATTAAAGAAAATCGCAATTTAAGAAAATTGCAGAGAAGGGGAATATCACATTGTCAGGATGAATGGAGTTTGATTTGTTTAACACAGAATCTTCGGAAGGTCTGTTCAAGAGGGGAGTTGAAGAAATTCAGAGAACTGATCCTGCAAAAGAAGCGGCATATTATCTGTAATAAGGGAGTGGGTATTAGAATACCTTATTCAATATTGTCCGATGCATTATCATCTTTGGGCAGAATGATCGGAGACAATTTTCTAAAGATGTTGATAAGAAAAAGTACTTACCAAAAATTTTCCAAATTTTAG
- a CDS encoding acyl carrier protein — protein MTCYDEKKIENIFCEVLGLPAREVTDSLSYNSCVHWDSLKHLQLVAMLEETFDIEIEMDDIIAMETFGKVKVILQKYLT, from the coding sequence ATGACATGTTATGATGAAAAAAAAATAGAAAACATATTTTGTGAAGTTCTGGGACTACCTGCTCGGGAGGTAACCGATTCTCTTTCCTATAACTCATGCGTTCATTGGGATTCATTAAAACACCTTCAGTTGGTGGCTATGCTTGAGGAAACATTTGATATAGAGATTGAGATGGATGACATCATCGCAATGGAGACTTTTGGAAAAGTAAAGGTAATTTTACAGAAGTATCTCACATAA
- a CDS encoding type II toxin-antitoxin system HicB family antitoxin has product MEKDEEGGYVVSVPSLPGCISQGKTEEEAREKITEAIELHLTALARDGIPIIPNLKKTESFVSVQI; this is encoded by the coding sequence ATTGAAAAGGATGAAGAGGGGGGGTATGTTGTGTCTGTTCCATCTCTTCCCGGTTGTATATCTCAGGGAAAAACTGAGGAAGAAGCGAGGGAAAAAATCACCGAAGCAATCGAACTTCATCTTACCGCTTTGGCACGCGATGGGATTCCCATCATACCTAATTTGAAAAAAACTGAAAGTTTTGTGTCAGTTCAAATATGA
- a CDS encoding IS1-like element ISMhu11 family transposase (programmed frameshift), whose product MVGKRGPILITCQNPDCTYFQIEDGKNITKNGHNSAGNQQYYCHHCRRFFIETKNTPLYDSRLPRTAVLIIAKHSTEKTSIRGVSRVTGHHRDTISRYYHLIGEHAEKLNDYFIHDISAGDCEMDEIWEFVPKKNKNLLTTDSEELGDCWSYTCFKRDSGLFLAFESGKRNIDTCADMLVRFFNRMELPTPENKISIFTDGNVQYSICLPELYCEPCLDYGQVIKVKEKNKLVYVIREKIMGNPDSKAISTSVIEGYNNKIRQRLSRFGRKTASFSKKLNRFISALNIFQFVHNFIEVKSSHKSPAMLESITDHLWNWSEFLNYHVQF is encoded by the exons ATGGTTGGAAAACGTGGTCCTATATTGATTACGTGTCAAAATCCGGATTGTACTTATTTTCAAATTGAAGATGGAAAGAATATTACTAAAAATGGGCATAATTCTGCAGGCAATCAACAGTACTATTGCCATCACTGTCGACGTTTTTTTATTGAAACTAAAAATACTCCTCTGTATGATTCTCGTTTACCACGAACTGCTGTTCTCATAATTGCGAAACACTCGACTGAAAAAACTTCAATTCGAGGAGTATCTCGAGTTACCGGACACCATCGCGACACTATATCTCGATATTATCACTTAATCGGTGAACATGCTGAAAAACTCAACGATTATTTTATTCATGACATTTCCGCGGGGGATTGTGAGATGGATGAAATTTGGGAGTTTGTTC CAAAAAAAAACAAGAATCTCCTAACAACTGACTCTGAAGAATTAGGTGATTGTTGGTCCTATACTTGTTTTAAAAGGGATTCTGGATTATTTTTAGCATTTGAATCTGGAAAAAGAAATATTGATACTTGTGCAGATATGTTAGTTCGATTTTTTAACCGAATGGAACTTCCAACGCCAGAAAACAAAATATCGATTTTTACTGATGGAAACGTCCAATATAGCATTTGTTTACCTGAATTATATTGTGAGCCATGCTTGGATTATGGTCAGGTGATCAAAGTAAAAGAGAAGAATAAACTTGTTTATGTCATTCGAGAGAAAATTATGGGAAATCCAGATAGTAAAGCAATCTCTACCTCAGTCATTGAGGGCTACAATAATAAAATCAGACAACGATTGAGCCGTTTTGGAAGGAAAACTGCCTCTTTTTCAAAAAAACTCAATAGATTCATTTCAGCGCTAAATATCTTTCAATTTGTGCATAATTTTATCGAAGTAAAAAGTAGTCACAAGTCTCCAGCAATGTTAGAAAGTATTACTGATCATCTTTGGAATTGGAGTGAGTTTTTAAACTACCATGTTCAGTTCTAA
- a CDS encoding holo-ACP synthase encodes MKYDSFEKIGIGTDIEEIRRFENFQERQFRVFLEKNYTKPELEYCMSKDAPAPHLAARYAGKEAVIKALYSLNVTHIFYPAIEIINNESGVPNVRINSNENENLRIKLSLSHSSSMALAFCIIQKEK; translated from the coding sequence ATGAAATATGATTCATTTGAAAAAATCGGTATTGGTACTGATATTGAAGAAATCCGGCGGTTCGAGAATTTTCAGGAGAGACAATTTAGGGTATTTCTTGAAAAAAATTATACGAAACCAGAATTGGAATACTGCATGTCTAAAGATGCACCTGCTCCTCACCTAGCCGCACGTTATGCAGGAAAAGAGGCTGTTATCAAGGCACTCTATAGTCTTAATGTCACTCATATTTTTTATCCAGCAATAGAAATAATTAATAACGAATCAGGAGTCCCAAATGTTAGAATTAATTCAAATGAGAATGAAAACCTCCGCATAAAACTAAGTCTTTCACACAGTTCCAGTATGGCTCTAGCATTCTGCATTATTCAAAAGGAGAAATAA